A section of the Streptomyces sp. CG1 genome encodes:
- the galT gene encoding galactose-1-phosphate uridylyltransferase, with the protein MKKTSTRLADGRELIYYDLRDDTVREAVDRRPLERTHTTSEIRRDVLLGDSVAIASHRQGRTYHPPADQCPLCPTHGDRLSEIPDSSYDVVVFENRFPSLAGDSGRCEVVCFTSDHDASFADLSAEQARLVLDAWTDRTSELSHLPSVEQVFCFENRGEEIGVTLGHPHGQIYAYPFTTPRTALMLRSLAAHKEATGGENLFDAVLERELAAERVVLEGEHWVAFVPYAAHWPYEVHLYPKRRVPDLLALDEAARTEFPQVYLELLRRFDRIFGTGEPPTPYIAAWHQAPFGALAEFDGVTRDDFALHLELFTVRRTSGKLKFLAGSESGMSVFINDVPPERAAERLREVASS; encoded by the coding sequence TTGAAGAAGACCTCGACACGGCTGGCCGACGGTCGTGAGCTGATCTACTACGACCTTCGGGACGACACCGTGCGGGAGGCCGTCGACCGCCGTCCCCTGGAGCGGACCCATACGACGTCCGAGATCCGCCGCGACGTGCTGCTCGGCGACTCCGTCGCCATCGCCTCGCACCGCCAGGGCCGCACCTACCACCCGCCGGCCGACCAGTGCCCGCTGTGCCCGACGCACGGCGACCGGCTCAGCGAGATCCCGGACTCGTCGTACGACGTCGTCGTCTTCGAGAACCGGTTCCCCTCGCTCGCCGGCGACTCCGGCCGCTGCGAGGTCGTCTGCTTCACCTCGGACCACGACGCCTCCTTCGCGGACCTGAGCGCCGAGCAGGCGCGCCTCGTGCTGGACGCCTGGACGGACCGGACGTCGGAGCTGTCGCATCTGCCCTCCGTGGAGCAGGTCTTCTGCTTCGAGAACCGGGGCGAGGAGATCGGTGTGACCCTCGGCCACCCGCACGGACAGATCTACGCCTACCCCTTCACCACCCCGCGCACCGCGCTGATGCTCCGCTCGCTCGCCGCGCACAAGGAGGCGACCGGCGGGGAGAACCTGTTCGACGCGGTGCTGGAGCGGGAGCTGGCCGCCGAGCGGGTCGTCCTTGAGGGTGAACACTGGGTCGCGTTCGTGCCGTACGCGGCGCACTGGCCGTACGAGGTCCACCTGTATCCGAAGCGCCGGGTCCCCGACCTGCTCGCCCTCGACGAGGCGGCGCGCACAGAATTCCCCCAGGTCTATCTGGAACTCTTGAGGCGCTTCGACCGGATCTTCGGCACCGGTGAGCCTCCGACGCCGTACATCGCGGCCTGGCACCAGGCCCCGTTCGGCGCGCTGGCGGAGTTCGACGGAGTGACGAGGGACGACTTCGCGCTCCACCTCGAGCTTTTCACCGTCCGCCGCACTTCCGGCAAGCTGAAGTTTCTCGCGGGTTCCGAGTCCGGCATGAGCGTGTTCATCAACGACGTGCCGCCGGAGCGCGCGGCCGAGCGACTGCGAGAGGTAGCGAGTTCATGA
- the galE gene encoding UDP-glucose 4-epimerase GalE produces the protein MKYLVTGGAGYVGSVVAQHLLEAGHEVTVLDNLSTGFREGVPAGATFLEGDIRDADKWLDASYDGVLHFAASSQVGESVVKPEKYWDNNVAGSLALLGAMRDAGVRKLVFSSTAATYGEPEQVPIPETAPARPTNPYGASKLAVDHMITSEADAHGLAAVSLRYFNVAGAYGAYGERHDPESHLIPLVLQVAQGRRESISVFGDDYPTPDGTCVRDYIHVADLAEAHLLALTAARPGEHLICNLGNGEGFSVREVIETVRRVTGHPIPEAVAPRRGGDPAVLVASADTAREKLGWNPSRADLAGIVADAWEFAQHITRER, from the coding sequence ATGAAGTACCTGGTGACGGGCGGCGCGGGTTACGTCGGCAGTGTCGTGGCCCAGCATCTGCTGGAGGCCGGCCACGAGGTCACCGTCCTCGACAACCTCTCCACCGGCTTCCGCGAGGGCGTCCCGGCCGGCGCCACCTTCCTCGAGGGCGACATCCGCGACGCCGACAAGTGGCTCGACGCCTCCTACGACGGTGTGCTGCACTTCGCCGCGTCCTCGCAGGTCGGCGAGTCCGTCGTGAAGCCGGAGAAGTACTGGGACAACAACGTCGCCGGCTCCCTCGCCCTGCTCGGCGCGATGCGCGACGCGGGCGTCCGCAAGCTCGTCTTCTCCTCCACGGCGGCGACGTACGGCGAGCCGGAGCAGGTCCCGATCCCGGAGACCGCCCCGGCCCGGCCGACCAACCCCTACGGCGCCTCCAAGCTGGCCGTCGACCACATGATCACCAGCGAGGCCGACGCCCACGGCCTCGCGGCGGTCTCGCTGCGCTACTTCAACGTGGCGGGCGCGTACGGCGCCTACGGCGAGCGGCACGACCCCGAGTCGCACCTGATCCCCCTGGTCCTCCAGGTCGCCCAGGGCAGGCGGGAGTCGATCTCGGTCTTCGGCGACGACTACCCCACCCCGGACGGCACCTGCGTCCGCGACTACATCCACGTCGCGGACCTGGCCGAGGCCCATCTGCTGGCCCTGACGGCCGCACGGCCCGGCGAGCACCTGATCTGCAACCTCGGCAACGGCGAGGGTTTCTCGGTCCGCGAGGTCATCGAGACGGTCCGCCGGGTCACCGGTCACCCGATCCCGGAGGCCGTGGCCCCGCGCCGGGGCGGCGACCCGGCCGTCCTGGTCGCCTCGGCGGACACCGCCCGCGAGAAACTGGGCTGGAACCCGTCCCGCGCGGATCTCGCGGGCATCGTCGCGGACGCCTGGGAGTTCGCGCAGCACATCACAAGGGAGCGGTAG